One stretch of Chitinophaga pendula DNA includes these proteins:
- the kdpB gene encoding potassium-transporting ATPase subunit KdpB, giving the protein MKQRDNKLFPRELVMESLQQSFVKLNPRLMIKNPVMFTVELGTIVMLIVTLHTMITGNTAQGSLAYNAAVFIVLLLTLLFANFAEAIAEARGKAQAESLRKTREETPAKKIELIGEVFANEIKVVSSSQLRKGDIFVCDAGDIIPADGEIVEGLASIDESAITGESAPVIREAGGDKSSVVGGTKVLSDHIKVRVSTEPGESFLDKMIALVEGASRQKTPNEIALTILLASFTLVFIIVCVTLKPFADYAQTPITIAAFISLFVCLIPTTIGGLLSAIGIAGMDRALRANVITKSGKAVETAGDVDVLLLDKTGTITIGNRKATNFYATNGISKEEFIRLCAISSLSDETPEGKSIVELAGRDIVSGLNTQGSSLVKFTAETRSSGIDLVDGTQIRKGAYDAIRRLAEKAGNSFPQETLAQVEHISNDGGTPLVVAVNGKVHGVIELQDIIKPGIQERFERLRKMGVKTVMVTGDNPLTAKYIATKAGVDDFIAEAKPEDKMAYIRKEQTEGRLVAMMGDGTNDAPALAQADVGVAMNSGTQAAKEAGNMVDLDNDPTKLIEIVEIGKQLLMTRGTLTTFSIANDVAKYFAIVPALFIASIPALQAINIMKLHSPESAILSAVIFNAVIIPLLIPLALRGVAYKPIGASALLRRNLLIYGIGGIIVPFIGIKAIDLVISLFF; this is encoded by the coding sequence ATGAAACAGAGAGATAATAAACTTTTTCCGAGGGAACTGGTGATGGAGAGCTTACAGCAATCTTTCGTGAAGCTGAATCCCCGGTTAATGATCAAAAATCCGGTGATGTTTACCGTAGAGCTGGGCACGATTGTTATGCTGATCGTGACCCTGCATACGATGATCACCGGTAATACGGCCCAGGGTAGCCTGGCATACAATGCAGCGGTATTTATCGTGCTGCTGCTCACCCTGCTGTTTGCCAACTTCGCAGAGGCTATCGCCGAAGCGAGGGGTAAAGCGCAAGCGGAGAGCTTGCGTAAGACGAGAGAAGAGACACCCGCCAAAAAGATCGAACTGATCGGCGAGGTGTTTGCCAACGAGATCAAAGTGGTGTCTTCTTCGCAGCTGCGTAAAGGCGACATCTTCGTATGCGACGCCGGCGATATCATCCCTGCAGATGGCGAGATCGTAGAAGGGCTGGCCAGTATAGACGAATCTGCGATCACCGGTGAAAGTGCGCCTGTGATCCGTGAAGCAGGCGGCGACAAGTCTAGCGTAGTAGGTGGTACCAAAGTATTATCCGACCATATCAAAGTACGGGTGAGCACAGAACCCGGCGAATCATTCCTCGACAAGATGATCGCGCTGGTAGAAGGCGCCAGCCGTCAGAAAACGCCTAACGAGATCGCATTGACGATCCTGCTGGCGAGCTTCACGCTGGTGTTCATCATCGTGTGCGTGACGCTTAAACCTTTTGCAGACTATGCACAGACCCCGATAACCATCGCAGCTTTCATCTCATTGTTTGTCTGTTTGATACCTACTACAATCGGCGGGCTGTTGTCTGCTATCGGTATTGCCGGTATGGACCGTGCGCTACGGGCTAATGTGATCACCAAGTCTGGTAAGGCGGTAGAGACTGCCGGTGACGTGGATGTGCTGTTGCTCGACAAGACCGGTACTATTACTATCGGTAACCGTAAGGCGACTAATTTCTACGCTACCAACGGTATCAGCAAAGAAGAGTTTATCCGCCTTTGCGCCATCAGTTCTTTGTCTGACGAGACGCCGGAAGGTAAATCCATCGTAGAGCTGGCAGGCCGTGATATTGTAAGTGGTCTGAATACGCAAGGCTCCAGCCTGGTGAAGTTCACGGCTGAAACACGCAGTAGCGGTATCGACCTGGTCGACGGCACACAGATACGTAAAGGCGCCTACGATGCGATCCGTCGCCTGGCAGAGAAAGCCGGTAACAGTTTCCCGCAGGAGACGCTGGCCCAGGTGGAGCATATTTCCAATGACGGGGGTACCCCGCTGGTAGTAGCTGTAAATGGTAAAGTACACGGCGTGATCGAATTGCAGGATATTATCAAACCCGGTATACAGGAGCGTTTCGAACGCCTGCGTAAGATGGGAGTAAAGACCGTGATGGTAACGGGCGACAACCCACTTACCGCTAAATATATCGCTACCAAGGCTGGTGTAGACGACTTCATTGCCGAAGCGAAACCCGAAGATAAAATGGCCTACATCCGTAAGGAGCAGACAGAAGGTCGCCTGGTAGCTATGATGGGCGATGGTACCAACGACGCACCGGCACTGGCGCAAGCCGATGTAGGTGTCGCTATGAACAGTGGTACACAGGCTGCCAAAGAAGCCGGCAACATGGTAGACCTCGACAACGATCCTACCAAACTGATTGAGATCGTAGAGATCGGTAAACAGCTGCTGATGACAAGAGGTACGCTTACCACCTTCTCTATCGCCAACGACGTGGCTAAATATTTTGCGATCGTACCGGCACTGTTCATCGCCTCTATTCCAGCCTTACAGGCTATCAATATCATGAAGCTGCACAGTCCTGAATCGGCGATACTCAGTGCGGTGATCTTTAACGCGGTTATTATCCCCTTATTGATACCACTGGCATTGAGAGGGGTGGCTTATAAGCCGATAGGCGCCAGTGCGCTGTTGCGTCGCAACCTCCTCATCTACGGTATAGGTGGTATCATCGTTCCCTTTATTGGTATTAAAGCGATCGACCTGGTCATCAGCCTGTTTTTCTAA
- a CDS encoding K(+)-transporting ATPase subunit C, translated as MKKYLLPSIKLTALLLVLLAGIYPLIIAGVAKLAPGKGDGVKVMHNGKVVGYENIGQNFTEDKYFWSRPSAAGYNAAGSAGSNKGPSNPDYLKTVQARIDTFLAHNPSVQKADIPAELVTASGSGLDPHLSPAGAYVQVARVAKARGIAPEKVRALVDQNTQSPLLGIAGPSTVNVLKLNIALDDLKQ; from the coding sequence ATGAAAAAATATCTTTTGCCCTCCATAAAACTGACTGCCTTGCTCTTGGTCCTGCTGGCAGGTATCTATCCCCTCATTATTGCCGGTGTCGCCAAACTGGCACCCGGTAAAGGGGATGGTGTGAAGGTGATGCACAATGGTAAAGTGGTAGGCTACGAAAATATTGGGCAGAACTTTACGGAAGACAAATACTTCTGGTCGCGTCCTTCTGCAGCAGGGTACAACGCTGCCGGCTCTGCCGGTTCTAACAAAGGTCCATCCAACCCGGATTACCTGAAAACAGTGCAGGCAAGGATCGATACATTCCTGGCACACAATCCCAGTGTGCAGAAAGCCGACATTCCTGCGGAGCTGGTCACTGCATCGGGCAGTGGCTTGGACCCTCACCTCTCTCCTGCCGGCGCCTATGTACAGGTAGCCCGCGTAGCGAAAGCCAGAGGCATCGCACCAGAGAAAGTACGCGCACTGGTAGATCAAAATACGCAATCACCGTTGTTGGGGATTGCAGGTCCATCTACCGTTAATGTGCTGAAACTGAATATCGCACTCGACGACCTTAAGCAGTAA
- a CDS encoding porin yields the protein MKKILLVGATLCTFHAFAQGQTEQTEKPQPKLSVTGYVEAYYSYDFNQPENHVKEAFIYNHNRHNELNINLALLRANYTSDRVRANIGIMGGTYAQYNMAAESELFRHIYDANVGIRIGRQLWIDAGIMPSHIGFESAIGKDCYTLTRSIMADNTPYFETGAKITWTPNDKWTFAAMYLNGWQRVKRVDGNQTPAFGTQIVFKPSAKVSLNWSTFIGNDKPDSVRQMRYFNDLYGTFNITDKFSLIAGIDYGLEQKAKGSNDFYQWYSPIIIARYVFTDKVALAGRVEHYNDRNGAVIATKTNNGFQTTGYSLNLDIAPVSNVVFRIEGKLYDSKDAIFTKGKELRNGNANITAALAVSF from the coding sequence ATGAAAAAGATATTATTGGTAGGAGCTACCTTATGTACCTTCCATGCCTTTGCACAAGGACAGACAGAACAAACAGAAAAGCCACAGCCTAAGCTGAGTGTTACAGGATATGTAGAAGCTTATTACAGCTACGACTTCAACCAGCCTGAAAATCATGTAAAGGAGGCATTTATTTACAATCATAACCGGCATAACGAGTTAAACATTAACCTGGCATTATTGAGAGCTAATTATACATCGGATCGTGTAAGGGCTAATATAGGTATCATGGGCGGTACTTATGCCCAGTACAACATGGCGGCAGAGTCGGAGCTGTTCCGTCATATATATGATGCGAATGTCGGTATCCGTATCGGCAGGCAGCTATGGATAGATGCTGGTATTATGCCATCGCATATCGGCTTTGAAAGTGCTATCGGGAAAGACTGTTATACGCTGACCCGCAGTATCATGGCCGACAACACGCCTTACTTCGAAACCGGCGCCAAGATCACCTGGACGCCGAATGACAAGTGGACATTTGCAGCTATGTACCTCAACGGATGGCAGCGGGTGAAGCGGGTCGATGGCAACCAGACGCCTGCCTTCGGTACGCAGATCGTGTTCAAACCATCGGCTAAAGTGTCGCTCAACTGGAGCACCTTTATCGGCAATGATAAACCCGATAGCGTAAGGCAGATGCGTTATTTTAACGACCTTTATGGTACATTCAATATTACGGACAAGTTCAGCCTCATCGCAGGTATTGACTATGGCCTGGAGCAAAAGGCAAAGGGCAGCAATGATTTCTACCAGTGGTACAGTCCTATCATCATCGCGAGGTATGTTTTTACCGATAAGGTAGCGCTGGCCGGCAGGGTAGAACATTATAACGACAGGAATGGTGCGGTTATCGCCACCAAAACGAATAACGGTTTTCAGACTACCGGGTATTCGCTGAACCTCGATATCGCACCGGTATCCAATGTGGTATTCCGCATAGAAGGAAAGCTGTATGACAGCAAAGACGCCATCTTTACCAAAGGGAAAGAACTGAGGAATGGTAATGCTAATATTACCGCTGCGCTGGCTGTATCCTTCTGA
- a CDS encoding histidine kinase, translating to MTDKEQSVQRYLHLASKAGRGKFKIYIGMSAGVGKTYRMLQEAHSMLRNGINIQIGYVETHNRAETQALVDGLPAIPRKQVFYKGKLLEEMDLTTVLLLNPEWVVVDELAHTNIPGSKNEKRWQDVIDILNAGINVISAVNIQHIESINVEVKAITGIEVKERVPDSVLQMADEVVNIDLTADELITRLKEGKIYDKSKVETAMKNFFQAEKILQLRELALKEVATQVERKVEIEVPRSQQMRHESFLACISTNDEVARKVIRKTARLASYYHADWYVLYVQTPRESVEKINLAAQRHLINNLKLATELGAEVLQIHDPNVSQAIIDAAIEKEVTTVCIGKPHISLFRIILRTNLFNQLLKTLSSKDIDLIILS from the coding sequence ATGACAGACAAAGAACAATCCGTACAGCGATACCTGCATCTGGCCAGCAAGGCCGGCAGGGGCAAGTTCAAGATCTACATCGGGATGAGCGCCGGTGTGGGTAAGACCTATCGTATGCTCCAGGAAGCGCATAGTATGCTGCGCAACGGTATTAACATTCAGATCGGGTATGTGGAAACGCATAACCGGGCGGAGACACAGGCGCTGGTAGACGGCCTGCCTGCCATTCCCCGCAAGCAGGTGTTTTACAAAGGCAAACTACTGGAAGAGATGGATCTCACCACCGTACTGCTGCTCAATCCAGAATGGGTAGTAGTGGATGAACTGGCTCATACGAATATCCCCGGTTCCAAAAATGAAAAGCGCTGGCAGGATGTGATCGACATTCTCAATGCGGGTATCAACGTGATATCTGCGGTCAATATCCAGCATATTGAGAGCATCAACGTGGAGGTAAAAGCTATTACCGGCATTGAAGTGAAAGAGCGTGTGCCCGATAGCGTATTGCAGATGGCCGATGAGGTGGTGAATATAGACCTGACGGCGGACGAGCTGATCACGCGCCTGAAGGAAGGGAAGATATACGACAAGTCAAAAGTAGAAACCGCCATGAAGAACTTCTTCCAGGCGGAGAAGATATTACAGCTGCGGGAGCTGGCGTTGAAGGAGGTGGCTACGCAGGTAGAGCGTAAGGTAGAGATAGAGGTGCCCCGGAGCCAGCAGATGCGGCATGAGAGTTTCCTGGCCTGTATCTCTACCAATGATGAGGTGGCGCGTAAGGTGATCCGTAAGACGGCAAGGTTGGCCTCCTATTATCATGCCGACTGGTATGTGCTGTATGTACAGACTCCCCGGGAGAGTGTGGAGAAGATCAACCTGGCGGCACAGCGGCACCTGATCAACAACCTCAAGCTCGCTACCGAACTGGGAGCCGAAGTATTGCAGATACACGATCCCAACGTATCGCAGGCTATTATCGACGCAGCGATCGAAAAAGAGGTGACGACTGTATGTATCGGTAAGCCGCATATCAGCTTGTTCCGTATTATCTTGCGGACGAACCTCTTCAATCAGTTATTAAAAACCTTATCCTCTAAAGATATAGACCTGATCATATTATCATGA
- a CDS encoding sensor histidine kinase, with translation MSTFRLKTKITMGVLFLFAMLLLVSILGYYYLNKLNREARIILEDNYESLEYSKNMLAALDQLPVSRQEALQAIGKNLQKQEENVTELGESQATGKVRVAYQRLLQDSTYSPAILRQSIYVIMDLNMQAIVGKNETVKRSADKALLWIAIISGVCFLLGFTFVFNFPGYIANPIRELTEGIKGIAERKYTQRLYFKSADEFGELAQAFNTMAQQLDEYEHSNLARIMFEKKRAEAVISSLRDATIGLDNKDTILFANQPALQLLNMPEKDLVGFPASKVAKQNDLLNYLVNRQDNNPLKIVVDGKECFFTKEMVNIQHEQGNIGYVIILKNITTFKEQDLAKTHFIATISHELKTPLASSDFSLKLLEDERIGQLSGEQHELVESLKQDNLRMIKIVSELLNLSQVESGNIQLQPQPVLPGSIVHYALETVQKQAAQRDINIVTQVPEQLPKIQADVEKTAWVLINLLTNAIRYSAAHAAIVLDVSQHDPQTLTFSVKDEGKGIPAAFKDKIFQRFYQVPGTQHKAGSGLGLAISREFIEAQGGTIGVESEEGKGSLFYFRLPVA, from the coding sequence ATGAGCACATTCAGGCTGAAGACGAAAATTACGATGGGCGTGCTGTTCTTGTTCGCCATGTTGCTGTTGGTGAGCATACTGGGATATTATTATCTCAACAAGCTGAACCGCGAGGCCAGGATCATCCTGGAAGATAATTATGAATCGCTGGAGTACTCCAAGAATATGCTGGCTGCATTGGATCAGCTGCCAGTATCGCGGCAGGAGGCCTTACAGGCGATCGGCAAGAACCTGCAAAAACAGGAAGAGAATGTAACGGAGCTGGGCGAGTCCCAGGCTACCGGTAAAGTGCGAGTTGCCTATCAGCGCCTGTTGCAGGACAGTACTTACTCTCCTGCTATCCTGCGGCAAAGTATCTACGTCATCATGGACCTCAACATGCAGGCTATTGTCGGCAAGAATGAAACGGTAAAACGTTCGGCAGATAAGGCGCTATTGTGGATCGCTATTATCAGCGGTGTCTGTTTTCTGCTGGGTTTTACGTTCGTATTCAACTTCCCCGGTTATATTGCCAACCCTATCCGGGAGCTGACAGAAGGTATCAAGGGTATTGCGGAGCGTAAGTATACACAGCGGCTCTACTTCAAGTCGGCCGATGAATTTGGCGAGCTGGCGCAGGCATTTAATACGATGGCGCAGCAGCTGGATGAATATGAACACAGCAACCTGGCACGTATCATGTTTGAGAAGAAGCGTGCGGAGGCGGTGATCAGCAGCCTGCGTGATGCGACGATAGGGCTGGACAATAAAGACACGATCCTGTTTGCCAACCAGCCTGCCTTGCAGCTGCTCAATATGCCGGAGAAGGACCTGGTTGGTTTCCCGGCATCCAAAGTGGCTAAGCAGAATGACCTGCTTAACTACCTGGTGAACCGGCAGGATAATAATCCGCTGAAGATCGTGGTGGACGGTAAGGAATGTTTCTTCACGAAAGAGATGGTCAATATACAGCATGAGCAGGGGAATATCGGGTATGTGATCATATTGAAGAACATCACCACTTTTAAGGAGCAGGACCTGGCCAAGACTCATTTTATTGCTACGATCTCTCATGAGTTGAAGACACCGCTGGCTTCTTCGGATTTCAGTCTGAAGTTGCTGGAGGATGAGCGTATCGGTCAGTTGTCTGGCGAGCAGCATGAGCTGGTGGAGAGTCTTAAGCAGGACAATCTGCGTATGATCAAGATCGTCAGTGAGTTGCTTAACCTGTCGCAGGTGGAGAGTGGCAATATACAGTTGCAGCCGCAGCCGGTGTTGCCTGGCAGCATTGTGCATTATGCGCTGGAGACGGTACAGAAGCAGGCGGCACAGCGGGATATCAACATTGTGACGCAGGTGCCGGAGCAGCTGCCTAAGATACAGGCGGATGTGGAGAAGACGGCCTGGGTGCTGATCAACCTGTTGACGAATGCTATCCGTTATTCTGCTGCACATGCAGCTATTGTGCTGGATGTGTCGCAGCATGATCCGCAGACGTTGACTTTTAGTGTGAAGGATGAGGGCAAGGGTATCCCAGCTGCTTTCAAGGATAAGATCTTTCAGCGGTTTTACCAGGTGCCGGGTACGCAGCACAAGGCAGGCAGCGGATTAGGCCTGGCTATTTCGCGTGAGTTTATAGAGGCGCAGGGCGGCACTATTGGTGTGGAGAGTGAAGAGGGGAAAGGTAGTCTCTTCTACTTCCGGTTGCCGGTAGCCTGA